A region from the Mycoplasmopsis bovigenitalium genome encodes:
- a CDS encoding F0F1 ATP synthase subunit epsilon — protein MNKLHLTISTPDGIFLEEYIDSISVKTIDSGAITFLYGHGAFMGSLAIDKLTINNPGDDNYRVCVIGGGLIYTDGYELKIITNDITLKESINIDETQSRRNKILDQLKFASKKDAISLENQLRKIILKINIYNEK, from the coding sequence ATGAATAAATTACATTTAACTATTTCAACCCCTGATGGTATTTTCTTAGAAGAATATATCGACTCAATTAGTGTAAAAACAATTGATTCTGGAGCAATAACCTTTTTATATGGACACGGGGCATTTATGGGCTCACTTGCCATTGACAAATTAACAATAAATAACCCTGGTGATGACAACTATCGTGTATGTGTTATTGGTGGTGGCTTAATTTATACAGACGGCTATGAATTAAAGATTATCACAAACGATATAACTTTAAAAGAAAGCATCAACATTGACGAAACTCAATCACGCAGAAACAAAATTTTAGACCAATTAAAATTTGCTTCTAAAAAAGATGCCATTTCACTTGAAAACCAATTACGTAAAATTATTTTAAAAATTAATATTTATAATGAAAAATAA
- the atpD gene encoding F0F1 ATP synthase subunit beta, whose amino-acid sequence MNKIGKIVQILGPVVDVKFTKGHMPALLNALVAEFNGEKYTLEVAQHIGDETVRTIAMVSTNGLARGVDVIDTGAPISVPVGNEVLGRMFNVLGEAIDNKAQPKTKYVPIHAKAPSYEEQRTTSEILETGIKVVDLLIPYAKGGKIGLFGGAGVGKTVLVQELINNIATEHGGLSVFAGVGERTREGNDLFHEMKASGVLEKTALVFGQMNEPPGARMRVALTGLTMAEHFRDQSNQDVLLFIDNIFRFTQAGSEVSALLGRMPSAVGYQPTLATEMGQLQERITSTHHGSITSVQAVYVPADDLTDPAPATTFSHLDAKTVLDRNIAALGIYPAVDPLESSSKLLDPLIVGQEHYSVAYGVVSILQRFKELQDIIAILGMGELSEADKLIVSRARKIRNFLSQPFFVAEKFSGKKGAYVKLSDTIKSFKAILDGNYDEVPEHLFLYAGDISDVDSRFAEFNKNKE is encoded by the coding sequence ATGAATAAAATTGGTAAAATTGTACAAATTTTAGGCCCAGTTGTTGACGTAAAATTTACTAAAGGCCATATGCCCGCTTTATTGAATGCATTAGTAGCTGAGTTTAATGGCGAAAAATATACACTTGAAGTAGCTCAACATATTGGTGATGAAACTGTTCGAACAATAGCAATGGTTTCAACAAATGGTTTAGCTAGAGGTGTTGATGTAATTGATACTGGCGCGCCAATTTCTGTGCCTGTTGGCAATGAAGTTTTAGGCAGAATGTTTAATGTTTTAGGTGAAGCAATTGATAATAAAGCGCAACCTAAAACAAAATATGTGCCAATCCATGCTAAAGCCCCTAGTTATGAAGAACAAAGAACTACAAGTGAAATACTTGAAACAGGTATCAAAGTAGTTGATTTACTTATTCCTTATGCAAAAGGTGGTAAAATTGGACTTTTTGGCGGTGCTGGAGTTGGAAAAACAGTTCTTGTTCAAGAACTAATTAATAATATTGCTACTGAACATGGTGGGCTTAGTGTTTTCGCCGGTGTTGGCGAGCGTACTCGTGAGGGTAATGATTTATTCCACGAAATGAAAGCATCGGGCGTTCTTGAAAAAACTGCACTAGTTTTTGGTCAAATGAATGAGCCCCCTGGAGCTCGTATGCGTGTTGCTTTAACTGGTCTAACTATGGCCGAACACTTTAGAGATCAATCAAACCAAGATGTCTTATTATTTATTGATAATATCTTTAGATTTACACAAGCTGGTTCAGAAGTGTCTGCACTTTTAGGCCGTATGCCAAGTGCTGTAGGTTATCAACCTACTCTTGCAACTGAAATGGGTCAGTTGCAAGAGCGTATTACTTCTACTCACCATGGTTCAATTACATCAGTTCAAGCGGTATATGTTCCTGCTGACGACTTGACTGACCCAGCGCCAGCAACAACATTTAGCCACTTGGATGCTAAAACTGTTTTAGACCGTAACATTGCTGCTCTTGGTATTTATCCTGCTGTTGATCCACTTGAATCAAGCTCAAAATTACTTGATCCACTTATTGTAGGTCAAGAACATTATAGTGTTGCATATGGAGTTGTTTCTATTTTGCAAAGATTTAAAGAATTGCAAGATATTATCGCAATTCTAGGTATGGGAGAGTTAAGCGAGGCTGATAAACTAATTGTTTCTAGAGCTCGTAAAATAAGAAACTTTTTATCACAACCATTTTTCGTTGCAGAAAAATTCTCAGGTAAAAAAGGTGCATACGTTAAACTTTCAGATACAATTAAGAGCTTTAAAGCTATCTTAGATGGAAATTATGACGAAGTTCCTGAACATCTTTTCCTATATGCTGGTGATATAAGTGATGTTGATTCTCGTTTCGCAGAATTTAATAAAAATAAAGAATAA
- a CDS encoding YneF family protein, which produces MGTTQWVLTLVFVSIVTALVGGFIGFIIARKKIQKQLKDNPPINEKMIRAMFLQMGRKPSEQQVKNVMRSMYNANK; this is translated from the coding sequence ATGGGAACAACACAATGAGTATTAACCTTGGTTTTTGTATCAATAGTTACTGCATTAGTTGGTGGTTTTATTGGTTTTATAATAGCTAGAAAAAAAATCCAAAAACAACTTAAAGATAATCCACCAATTAATGAAAAAATGATTCGTGCAATGTTTCTTCAAATGGGTAGAAAACCATCTGAACAACAAGTTAAAAACGTTATGCGTTCAATGTATAATGCAAACAAGTAA
- the atpG gene encoding ATP synthase F1 subunit gamma, which produces MSSLQKIKTRIETVHSIRKITHAMELVSTSKMRKARDHFNDVNSYFEQVRNIINIYLANTPESEVDNFLLRKNIEKRLIIVVTSDLGLAGSYNSNVIKLARNIINDNDKIIVIGDKGQILVQKYRTNILHHYSWENNASTDLSSMVVEDALELIRQNEIGSISIIYNEFINNLIQQEHCKEIWPLSLKYEHLGENKIKKIIEFEPNQHNVAVSLAQAYLNASMAQAFASGVLSEFAARRTAMESANNNADELIKNLNQDYNRKRQGNITQELNEIVGGANAV; this is translated from the coding sequence ATGTCAAGTTTACAAAAAATTAAAACGCGAATTGAAACAGTTCACTCGATTCGTAAAATAACACATGCGATGGAACTTGTATCAACATCAAAAATGCGTAAAGCGCGTGACCATTTCAATGATGTAAACTCATATTTTGAACAAGTAAGAAATATAATTAATATTTATTTAGCAAACACTCCAGAAAGTGAAGTAGATAACTTTTTACTTAGAAAAAACATTGAAAAACGTCTAATTATTGTTGTTACTAGTGATCTTGGATTAGCTGGTAGTTACAACTCAAATGTCATTAAACTTGCGCGAAATATAATCAATGACAATGATAAAATCATTGTAATTGGCGATAAAGGGCAAATATTAGTACAAAAATACCGCACAAACATTCTTCATCACTACTCATGAGAAAATAATGCTAGCACGGACCTTTCGAGCATGGTTGTTGAAGATGCTTTAGAATTAATTAGACAAAATGAAATTGGCAGTATTAGCATAATTTATAACGAATTTATCAACAATTTAATTCAGCAAGAACACTGCAAAGAAATTTGACCTTTAAGCCTTAAATATGAACATTTAGGTGAAAATAAAATTAAAAAAATTATTGAATTTGAGCCAAATCAACACAATGTAGCAGTTTCCTTAGCACAAGCATATTTAAATGCATCAATGGCTCAAGCTTTTGCTTCAGGAGTACTTAGTGAATTTGCGGCTCGCCGAACTGCAATGGAGAGTGCAAATAACAACGCTGATGAACTAATAAAAAACTTAAATCAAGATTACAACAGAAAACGCCAAGGCAATATTACTCAAGAATTGAATGAAATTGTCGGCGGCGCAAATGCTGTATAG
- a CDS encoding MAG5150 family histidine triad lipoprotein, giving the protein MKHKFLFSSILPLSVFPVTLTACKKNKEIDNDTTKIKNFWAKFTTNLEQLKKMLGDNINNFYELNANYKFFKDEMLKIYSEDSQDSLYNTITNIIDKSKYGKMDLNDNELSQLNENQTRLYNEWINSSTKLNELINAQNLINDANIQISTSIQKLSLNNNANAFYLFNSYLNELGKNNFKDEQMQLKLNKVKDFFANYIYNANKWESDLNTNSSNNKNNSNDIHEHTHSHALINITMNAIVQNLAFIKQIKNLEDLQSGINKLNNQDKKDHFNTNLFTKLPTLNKLEQLIESISKAKDQINLLRNKAIEVYSSIKDIELILNQ; this is encoded by the coding sequence ATGAAGCATAAGTTTTTATTTAGTTCAATTTTGCCTTTGTCTGTATTTCCCGTTACACTTACTGCTTGTAAAAAAAATAAAGAAATTGACAATGACACAACTAAGATTAAGAATTTCTGAGCAAAATTTACAACAAATTTAGAGCAATTAAAAAAAATGCTTGGGGATAATATTAATAATTTTTATGAATTGAATGCAAACTATAAATTTTTTAAAGATGAAATGCTAAAAATATATAGCGAAGATTCTCAAGATAGTCTTTATAACACAATCACAAACATAATTGACAAATCTAAATATGGAAAAATGGACCTAAATGACAATGAACTAAGTCAATTAAATGAAAATCAGACAAGACTATATAATGAATGAATAAATTCTTCAACTAAGTTAAATGAATTAATAAATGCGCAAAATTTAATTAATGATGCTAATATACAAATTTCTACATCAATACAGAAATTATCCTTAAATAATAATGCTAATGCATTTTACTTATTCAATTCATATTTGAATGAATTGGGAAAAAATAATTTTAAAGACGAGCAAATGCAATTAAAACTAAATAAAGTAAAAGATTTCTTTGCAAACTATATTTACAACGCAAATAAATGAGAATCTGATTTAAATACTAATTCATCAAACAACAAAAACAATAGCAATGATATTCATGAACACACTCATTCTCACGCGCTAATTAATATAACAATGAATGCAATTGTGCAAAACTTAGCATTTATTAAACAAATAAAAAACTTAGAAGATTTACAAAGTGGAATTAATAAACTTAATAATCAAGACAAAAAAGATCATTTTAATACTAATTTATTTACTAAGTTGCCTACACTGAATAAGTTGGAACAATTAATTGAGTCAATAAGTAAAGCTAAAGATCAAATTAATTTACTACGTAATAAAGCAATCGAAGTTTATTCATCAATTAAAGATATTGAATTAATACTTAATCAATAG